CCTGCTTGTTGTAAATACATCTAACATGCCTGTTGCAGCAAGAGAGGCCTCCATATACACAGCAGTAACAATGGCAGAATACTACAGAGACATGGGTTATCATGTACTATTACTTGCAGACAGTCTTTCAAGATGGGCTGAGGCGCTGAGGGAGATATCTAGCTCACTTGAGGAGATGCCCGGCGAGGAGGGTTATCCCACCTATCTTGCCTCAAGGCTAGCCAGTTTCTTTGAAAGGGCAGGAGTTGTTGAGACCCTGTCAGGCAGAACAGGCTCACTTAGCATGATACTTTCTGTTTCACCTCCAGGAGGAGATTTTACAGAGCCGGTTACACAGGCATGCCTTAGAACTGCTGGAGCATTCCTTATGCTTGATACATCCCTTGCTCACAGGAGGCATTTTCCTGCAATAAACTGGTTTCAGAGTTATTCACTTTATGCAGGCGAACTGATGGATTTTCTCAACAAAAAGATACACCCTGACTGGACAGCTCTAAGACAGAGATGCAATGAGATCCTTCAGAAGGAAGAATCCCTTAGAGAGGTTGTTGAGATAGTTGGAATGGAGGGACTGCAGGACAGCGACAGGTTGCTCATGAATATAGCTGAGAGGATAAGGCTTGAATTCCTCTGCCAGAATGCCTATACAGAGGATGCCTTTTCACCACCTGAAAAGACAGCTGAAAGGCTTAAAGGTCTCATTGACCTCTATGACAGTACGCTTGAGCTCATAAGAAAGGGCATTCCCTTTGAGGAGGCAATTAAATGAGACTTGCCGAGCATTCCTACAGGACAATATCCTCCATAAGAGGGCCCCTCATATTTCTTGAAAAGGTCTTTTCATGCCGCATAGGTGAGATTGTAAGGATAATATCTCCTTCAGGAGAAGAAAGAGAAGGAGAGGTTCTCAAGATAGAGGAAAATAATGTACTCATAGAAGTCTATGGCGAGACAAAGGGACTTGATATAAATAATACGACTGTTATATTTACTGACTCAATTAAAAAGGTCCCGCTGTCAGATGAGATGCTCGGAAGGATATTCAGCAGCTCCTTTAAACCAATTGATGGAATTCCTGCTCCCCTTCCTTATAAATGGTTACCTGTTACAGGTTATCCAATGAATCCGGTATCAAGGGCAAGGCCCGAAGAATTTATAGAAACAGGCCTTTCCTGCATAGATGGTCTTAATACCCTTGTAAAGGGCCAGAAACTACCTGTCTTTTCCTGTGCTGGTCTTCCATCAAAGGAGGTTGTTGCAAGCATACTAAGATACTCAAGGCTGAGGGAAAGGGAACAGGGAGAAGAAGGAAAAAGATTTCTCATTGTCTTTGGAGCAATGGGACTTACATTCCATGAATATTCCTTCTAC
This DNA window, taken from Thermodesulfovibrionales bacterium, encodes the following:
- a CDS encoding V-type ATP synthase subunit B, whose amino-acid sequence is MRLAEHSYRTISSIRGPLIFLEKVFSCRIGEIVRIISPSGEEREGEVLKIEENNVLIEVYGETKGLDINNTTVIFTDSIKKVPLSDEMLGRIFSSSFKPIDGIPAPLPYKWLPVTGYPMNPVSRARPEEFIETGLSCIDGLNTLVKGQKLPVFSCAGLPSKEVVASILRYSRLREREQGEEGKRFLIVFGAMGLTFHEYSFYMKTLEELKIDFVAFINMADDPVMERLLTPRFALTVAEYFAFEKKMDVLVILTDMTNYCDALREVSTAREELPGRRGYPGYMYSDLASLYERAGRIKGTKGSITLLPVVTMPEDDITHPIPDLTGYITEGQIVLS